The Papaver somniferum cultivar HN1 chromosome 3, ASM357369v1, whole genome shotgun sequence genome includes a region encoding these proteins:
- the LOC113360848 gene encoding uncharacterized protein LOC113360848, whose translation MAKLFCASPIFIAALLLLLITVSVSSETSRNAVCTFAGGAKGVIQEGRSNKGCNGCAKNCLAKCGNSKYRLVYDQCEFIEADTMICNCCCSDKQKSYVTSDQ comes from the exons ATGGCTAAGCTTTTTTGTGCTTCACCCATTTTTATTGCTGCTTTGCTCCTTCTACTGATAACTGTATCGGTTTCTTCTG AGACAAGTCGTAACGCAGTTTGCACATTTGCCGGCGGAGCCAAAGGAGTGATACAAGAAGGAAGATCCAACAAGGGTTGCAATGGTTGTGCCAAAAACTGCCTTGCAAAATGTGGGAACAGCAAATACAGGTTGGTTTACGACCAATGCGAATTTATTGAGGCAGACACAATGATATGCAACTGCTGTTGTAGCGACAAGCAGAAATCTTATGTCACTTCAGATCAGTAA